A window of Acidobacteriota bacterium contains these coding sequences:
- a CDS encoding DUF4388 domain-containing protein, translating into MSGDLVYVVHPESAIAAKLCGGLQAADYEVVAMSNVDEAESITSRRQFALPDAILTPLGDVAGGDSILFTLFESNPLMEQIPLVVVAHEEKEDRRRALRMGLLSVVFPPYDGEEVALTTKLAIEKHRSDQLLFGSLEQLSVPDLLQTAETGRRSGTIYFQHNGSKGTVWMRDGFVVEAEIEGSHQGKEAVYEIAHWSDGTFEADFGEVDVEDRFQIPPSTLLLEAMRRLDEESAVRMPPPELPDEENPVLNLALIVLNVVGSYAVNHLDPRLVQQRFAELQSEIAEELPILDIFSIHEEGAVTVAGTETGEISADDLVQGVSLWIEAIFDRLDGALAWRFNPDRIARLLAPWSDELESCGFSEIFSLGKRDGGSEEEGHGSDQMIDLPVPVGCLVLDGEGVIQTLSIYGPRLGNVNPGLLIGKALGEVLPADIALLADRLTERLGREGPDGERVAVGREVLGCGHQEHVLRMAIVKQASGDGSIVAINRLRDQRRALSPDIERDPLTGSLRDEKSDRLLVANEDFLQAFEGLFSRSLMHRHHELLQRFGKKWGLRHAMRLEQVVQRDYGKTLRELESQMALELLSSSIGIFGLGSFEADLGYRENGLVLIRHHSSPFPGIFSAAAGGACAILAGFHAAILSYLAGRQLAAREVHCSREPGDTCLFIVATDDRLTKLLIATPGSEDHKLLSEITGSDDSRGDR; encoded by the coding sequence ATGAGCGGGGACCTCGTCTACGTCGTGCACCCGGAATCCGCCATTGCGGCGAAGCTGTGCGGCGGACTTCAGGCGGCGGACTACGAAGTGGTCGCGATGTCGAATGTGGACGAGGCCGAATCGATCACCTCCAGACGACAGTTCGCCCTGCCGGACGCGATTTTGACCCCTCTCGGAGATGTCGCAGGGGGCGATTCGATTCTCTTCACCCTGTTCGAGTCGAATCCGCTGATGGAGCAGATTCCCTTGGTCGTGGTGGCCCACGAAGAGAAAGAGGACCGACGCCGGGCGCTGAGGATGGGCCTCCTGAGTGTCGTTTTCCCGCCTTACGACGGCGAAGAGGTCGCGCTCACGACCAAGCTCGCCATCGAAAAGCACCGTTCCGACCAGCTCCTCTTTGGATCGCTGGAACAGCTGTCGGTTCCGGATCTTCTCCAGACGGCTGAAACGGGCCGCAGGTCGGGAACCATCTATTTCCAGCACAACGGTTCGAAAGGAACAGTGTGGATGCGTGACGGTTTCGTCGTCGAGGCCGAAATCGAAGGTTCGCATCAGGGCAAAGAGGCTGTGTACGAGATAGCCCACTGGTCCGACGGGACCTTCGAGGCCGATTTTGGCGAAGTTGACGTCGAAGACCGGTTCCAGATTCCACCGTCCACACTGCTCCTCGAAGCCATGCGGCGCCTCGATGAGGAGAGCGCTGTGAGAATGCCTCCTCCGGAGCTGCCGGATGAAGAAAATCCGGTGCTGAATCTCGCTTTGATAGTCCTCAATGTGGTTGGCTCGTATGCCGTCAACCACCTCGATCCGCGTCTGGTCCAGCAACGATTCGCTGAGCTTCAATCGGAAATCGCAGAGGAACTCCCGATCCTCGACATCTTTTCGATCCATGAAGAGGGTGCGGTGACTGTGGCGGGCACCGAAACCGGCGAAATCTCTGCCGACGATCTCGTGCAGGGAGTTTCGTTGTGGATCGAGGCGATCTTCGATCGTCTCGACGGTGCGTTGGCCTGGAGATTCAATCCGGACCGAATCGCCCGCTTGCTTGCCCCATGGAGTGACGAGCTTGAAAGTTGCGGCTTCTCGGAGATCTTCTCACTCGGGAAACGAGACGGTGGATCCGAAGAAGAGGGTCATGGCTCCGACCAGATGATCGACCTGCCGGTTCCGGTTGGCTGCCTGGTGCTCGACGGTGAAGGCGTTATCCAAACCCTTTCGATCTATGGGCCGAGGCTCGGCAACGTCAACCCCGGATTGCTGATCGGAAAAGCCCTGGGTGAGGTCTTGCCGGCCGATATCGCACTTCTTGCTGACAGGCTGACGGAGCGCCTTGGACGAGAAGGCCCCGACGGTGAGAGAGTGGCCGTGGGCCGAGAGGTGCTCGGCTGCGGTCATCAAGAACATGTCCTTCGCATGGCGATCGTGAAGCAGGCGTCGGGAGATGGCAGCATCGTCGCCATCAATCGGTTGAGAGACCAGCGTCGTGCTCTGTCGCCGGACATCGAGAGGGATCCGTTGACTGGATCTTTGAGGGACGAGAAGTCGGACCGGCTGCTGGTTGCCAACGAGGATTTCCTGCAGGCCTTCGAGGGACTCTTCTCTCGCAGCCTGATGCATCGTCATCACGAGCTCCTGCAACGTTTCGGGAAGAAGTGGGGATTGCGCCACGCGATGCGGCTCGAGCAGGTCGTGCAACGAGACTACGGCAAAACCCTGCGCGAGCTCGAGTCCCAGATGGCTCTCGAGCTCCTGTCGTCCTCGATCGGCATTTTTGGCCTCGGGAGCTTCGAAGCCGATCTCGGGTATCGAGAAAACGGACTCGTCCTGATCCGGCATCATTCGAGCCCGTTCCCGGGGATTTTCTCGGCCGCAGCGGGTGGTGCATGCGCGATCCTCGCTGGATTCCACGCCGCAATCCTGTCCTATCTGGCCGGTCGCCAGCTCGCAGCGCGCGAAGTGCACTGCAGCCGCGAGCCTGGCGATACATGCCTCTTCATTGTGGCGACCGACGATCGACTCACCAAGCTTCTGATCGCTACTCCGGGTTCCGAGGATCACAAGCTGCTGAGCGAAATTACCGGTTCGGATGATTCACGAGGTGACCGATGA
- a CDS encoding chemotaxis protein CheC, whose protein sequence is MFFGQYLLSKGAISREALIETIELQREKNLSLVELAVRDGCLEPRRAETVLTAYRTTDAELEDLCEEIGRLDREKIDQLLEKQRADRVMIGVALIESGHLSADHLEEHLSAFHEVQRAAEKRLEADFRACSHPAIVKTVVELAVFHLKRFTEGPVKLLSLSEDGGELEQEHRRYVQKLKGDHEIHVVLDLPPEIETLIGRGLLGIPVEEGSEVAIDAVCECVNIVGGHVCTELESDAIKLRPEPPFASDTVTLPGGERASVRAALLAGDSEADIRVFV, encoded by the coding sequence ATGTTTTTTGGTCAATACCTGCTTTCCAAAGGCGCGATCAGCCGCGAGGCGCTGATCGAAACGATCGAACTCCAGAGAGAAAAGAACCTGTCGCTGGTCGAGCTTGCAGTTCGTGATGGGTGCCTCGAGCCGCGACGGGCGGAAACGGTTCTCACGGCATATCGGACAACTGATGCGGAGCTCGAAGACCTGTGCGAGGAAATCGGTCGGCTCGATCGTGAAAAGATCGACCAGCTTCTCGAGAAACAACGCGCCGATCGGGTAATGATCGGCGTGGCCTTGATCGAGAGCGGGCACCTGAGTGCTGACCATCTGGAAGAGCATCTTTCCGCATTTCATGAGGTTCAGAGAGCCGCGGAGAAAAGGCTGGAGGCGGACTTCCGCGCCTGCTCCCATCCGGCAATCGTCAAGACGGTCGTCGAGCTCGCAGTCTTTCACCTCAAGCGATTCACCGAGGGGCCGGTCAAGCTGCTGTCCTTGAGCGAGGATGGCGGAGAGCTCGAACAGGAGCACCGCAGGTATGTCCAGAAGCTCAAGGGCGACCACGAGATCCATGTCGTCCTCGACCTTCCGCCGGAGATCGAAACCTTGATCGGACGGGGGCTCCTCGGTATCCCGGTAGAGGAAGGCAGCGAGGTGGCGATCGACGCCGTCTGTGAGTGCGTCAACATCGTCGGTGGTCATGTATGTACCGAGCTCGAATCCGACGCCATCAAGCTTCGACCCGAGCCACCTTTCGCTTCGGACACCGTCACATTGCCGGGTGGCGAGAGGGCATCCGTCCGGGCGGCGTTGCTGGCCGGCGATTCGGAAGCCGATATCAGGGTATTTGTATGA
- a CDS encoding response regulator: protein MTKWRVMTVDDSAAILTIIAAYLEDSEFEVVASERDGRAAVERFAEERPDIVLLDLIMPGQSGVETLERILAIDPDAFVVIVSSLGTEDAVHECLTTGARSFLQKPFTRDDFVEFMRDLTQVA, encoded by the coding sequence ATGACCAAATGGCGGGTCATGACAGTCGACGATTCGGCCGCGATATTGACGATTATCGCGGCCTATTTGGAGGACTCTGAATTCGAGGTCGTAGCTTCGGAGCGCGACGGGCGTGCGGCGGTCGAGCGCTTCGCCGAGGAACGCCCGGATATCGTGCTTCTCGATCTCATCATGCCGGGCCAGTCGGGCGTCGAGACCCTCGAGCGGATTCTCGCCATCGATCCGGATGCTTTCGTGGTCATCGTGTCGTCGCTCGGAACCGAGGACGCGGTCCACGAGTGTCTGACTACCGGAGCCCGGTCCTTCCTGCAGAAACCGTTTACCAGAGACGATTTCGTCGAATTCATGCGTGACCTGACTCAGGTCGCCTGA